A window of the Streptomyces finlayi genome harbors these coding sequences:
- the panD gene encoding aspartate 1-decarboxylase, with protein MLRTMFKSKIHRATVTQADLHYVGSVTVDAALMEAADLLPGELVHIVDIDNGARLETYVIEGERGSGVIGINGAAAHLVHPGDLVILISYAQVDDAEARSLTPSIVHVDADNRIVALGTHASAPVPGTPTQRSPHSVPARS; from the coding sequence ATGCTTCGTACGATGTTCAAGTCCAAGATCCACCGCGCCACCGTCACCCAGGCTGACCTGCACTATGTCGGCTCCGTGACGGTCGATGCCGCGTTGATGGAAGCCGCCGATCTGCTGCCCGGTGAGCTCGTGCATATCGTGGACATCGACAACGGGGCCCGCCTGGAGACGTATGTCATCGAGGGCGAGCGCGGCTCCGGTGTCATCGGTATCAACGGTGCTGCCGCCCACCTGGTCCACCCCGGCGACCTGGTCATCCTGATCAGCTACGCGCAGGTCGACGACGCCGAGGCCCGCTCACTGACTCCGAGCATCGTCCACGTGGACGCGGACAACCGCATCGTCGCGCTCGGCACGCACGCGTCGGCGCCGGTGCCGGGCACGCCCACGCAGCGCAGCCCGCACTCGGTCCCCGCGCGGTCCTGA
- a CDS encoding MarR family winged helix-turn-helix transcriptional regulator, which produces MPSTVTVNGQIIGQAHYATRAVLERLLAGSGTTFHQCVALNATAGDGGTTGRAELVARLTGTLKTDRATAEAALGELTGAGLLEETPGDDGAHLALTEAGRARQAAIRTGTAAIAERLYAGLPAEELAAAGRVLTELTVRANAVLADPV; this is translated from the coding sequence ATGCCCAGCACAGTCACGGTCAACGGCCAGATCATCGGCCAGGCCCACTACGCCACCCGGGCCGTTCTCGAACGGCTGCTGGCCGGGTCCGGGACGACGTTCCACCAGTGCGTGGCCCTCAACGCGACGGCGGGCGACGGCGGCACGACGGGACGAGCGGAACTCGTGGCCCGGCTGACCGGCACGCTCAAGACCGACCGGGCGACGGCCGAGGCCGCACTCGGGGAACTGACCGGGGCCGGGCTGCTCGAAGAGACACCGGGGGACGACGGGGCCCACCTGGCGCTCACCGAGGCCGGCCGCGCACGCCAGGCGGCCATCCGGACGGGCACCGCCGCCATCGCGGAGCGCCTGTACGCCGGTCTTCCGGCGGAGGAGCTGGCGGCGGCGGGCCGCGTGCTCACCGAACTGACGGTCCGGGCGAACGCCGTGCTCGCCGACCCCGTCTGA
- a CDS encoding SulP family inorganic anion transporter: MHWLFPSLRGYRREWLGRDALAGMTVWAVLVPEALAYATIAGVSPVVGLYAAPAALVLYAALGSSRHMVTGPMAATAALSAAVVGEFAGAGSADFVAMTAALAVTVGIAALLAGLLRLGFVASFISEPVLKGFIVGLALTIIAGQLPKLFGVEGGSGNFFEKVWALIEDLGGTSGLTVLVGLASLVLIVVLRRVAPVVPGSLIVVALGIAAAAAFDLDDHGVDVVGSIETGLPSFGFPDVQAGDLGGLAAGSVGVMLVAFAEGLGAARTYAARGHYEVDANRELIGIGAAGLGAGLSSGMVVNGSLSKTAVNWSAGARTQLSGIVVAALTVITLLFLTGLFEQLPEAVLAGVVIAALIDLVDLRSLVSLYRVCTHRLGQDYGVAARPDFTAAVAAMLGVMAFDTLPGLFIGIGVSFLLLLYRSSRPHISELGQMPGNGHFAALDRHAESRGIPGVVVLRVEAGIYFANAERVESKVRETAAREGVTAVVIDAETVPFVDVSAVRMLDDLAEELEARGVRLLLARDVGQVRDVLRTAEGRAELRRVYPTVRAAVDAAETGT, translated from the coding sequence ATGCACTGGCTGTTCCCTTCACTGCGGGGCTACCGGAGGGAGTGGCTGGGGCGGGACGCGCTGGCCGGGATGACCGTGTGGGCGGTTCTCGTGCCCGAGGCGCTCGCCTACGCGACGATCGCGGGTGTCTCGCCGGTGGTCGGCCTCTACGCCGCGCCGGCCGCGTTGGTCCTCTACGCGGCCCTCGGCAGTTCCAGGCACATGGTCACCGGGCCGATGGCGGCGACGGCGGCGCTCTCGGCGGCGGTCGTCGGCGAGTTCGCCGGCGCCGGAAGCGCGGACTTCGTCGCGATGACAGCGGCCCTGGCCGTCACGGTGGGCATCGCGGCGCTCCTCGCCGGCCTCCTGCGCCTGGGCTTCGTCGCCAGTTTCATCTCGGAGCCCGTACTGAAGGGCTTCATCGTCGGCCTGGCACTGACGATCATCGCCGGCCAGTTGCCGAAGCTGTTCGGTGTGGAGGGTGGCTCGGGGAACTTCTTCGAGAAGGTGTGGGCCCTGATCGAGGATCTCGGCGGAACCAGCGGCCTCACCGTCCTGGTCGGCCTCGCAAGCCTCGTCCTGATCGTCGTTCTCAGACGTGTCGCCCCGGTCGTGCCAGGCTCACTGATCGTGGTGGCGCTGGGAATCGCCGCCGCCGCCGCGTTCGACCTGGACGACCACGGTGTCGACGTCGTCGGCAGCATCGAGACCGGTCTCCCCTCGTTCGGCTTTCCCGACGTTCAGGCCGGCGACCTCGGCGGCCTCGCCGCCGGCAGCGTCGGCGTGATGCTCGTCGCCTTCGCCGAGGGACTCGGAGCCGCGAGAACCTACGCCGCCCGCGGCCACTACGAGGTCGATGCCAACCGCGAGCTGATCGGGATCGGGGCTGCCGGCCTGGGCGCCGGTCTCTCCAGCGGCATGGTCGTCAACGGCAGCCTCTCGAAAACCGCCGTGAACTGGTCGGCCGGCGCACGCACCCAGCTGTCCGGGATCGTCGTGGCCGCCCTGACCGTGATCACGCTCCTCTTCCTCACCGGCCTCTTCGAGCAGCTTCCCGAGGCAGTGCTCGCGGGCGTGGTGATCGCTGCGCTGATCGACCTCGTCGACCTCCGCTCACTGGTCTCTCTCTATCGCGTCTGCACCCACAGGCTCGGTCAGGACTACGGCGTCGCCGCGCGACCTGATTTCACCGCCGCGGTCGCGGCGATGCTCGGAGTGATGGCCTTCGACACGTTGCCCGGCCTGTTCATCGGCATCGGCGTCTCCTTCCTTCTGCTCCTCTACCGCTCCTCGCGCCCGCACATCAGCGAACTGGGCCAGATGCCCGGGAACGGCCACTTCGCCGCGCTCGACAGACACGCCGAGAGCCGCGGAATCCCGGGTGTGGTCGTGCTGCGTGTCGAGGCGGGCATCTACTTCGCCAACGCCGAGCGGGTGGAGTCCAAGGTACGAGAGACCGCCGCCCGGGAAGGGGTGACGGCGGTCGTGATCGACGCCGAAACGGTTCCCTTCGTCGACGTCAGCGCAGTGCGCATGCTCGACGACCTGGCGGAGGAACTCGAGGCCCGCGGGGTCCGGCTCCTGCTCGCCCGCGACGTGGGTCAAGTGAGGGACGTGCTGCGCACGGCCGAAGGACGGGCGGAGTTGAGGCGCGTGTATCCCACCGTGCGGGCGGCGGTCGACGCGGCCGAGACCGGCACCTGA
- a CDS encoding DUF397 domain-containing protein, translated as MSTDPHADQFGELGWFKSSYSGTSGGDCVEVATTPAAIHVRDSKRPRAASLTFSAKQWSAFAAYAGQA; from the coding sequence ATGAGCACTGATCCGCACGCCGACCAGTTCGGCGAACTCGGTTGGTTCAAGAGCAGCTACAGCGGTACGAGTGGCGGCGACTGCGTAGAGGTCGCCACCACACCCGCCGCCATTCACGTCCGGGACTCGAAGAGGCCCCGGGCTGCCTCGCTCACCTTCTCCGCAAAGCAGTGGAGCGCGTTCGCCGCCTACGCCGGGCAGGCGTAG
- a CDS encoding GNAT family N-acetyltransferase has translation MAENVALDIRDDRDHGRLVGFEGGRAAGVIAYFVMDPAPGALVAVHTVVEPEHEGKGIAGALVREFYTMAAREGVPVVPLCPYAAKWALRHPDEAPEASAELVREAEKQLRSHPEMF, from the coding sequence ATGGCAGAGAACGTCGCACTCGACATCCGAGACGACCGGGACCACGGCAGGCTCGTGGGGTTCGAGGGTGGAAGGGCCGCCGGGGTCATCGCGTACTTCGTGATGGACCCCGCTCCCGGAGCCCTCGTCGCCGTCCACACGGTGGTCGAGCCGGAGCACGAGGGCAAGGGCATCGCGGGCGCCCTCGTCCGGGAGTTCTACACCATGGCGGCCCGTGAGGGCGTCCCGGTCGTACCCCTCTGTCCGTACGCGGCGAAGTGGGCGTTGCGGCACCCCGACGAGGCGCCCGAGGCGTCGGCCGAGCTGGTACGGGAAGCTGAGAAGCAGCTCAGGTCGCACCCCGAAATGTTCTGA
- a CDS encoding PucR family transcriptional regulator, whose product MTAEPPHHVPARGSTLRDLLAFDDSGTLRLLLAPAGQDVAVRGVVFGDEVGTRSAEGCAVLVVGPPVSCAEAVAAVRGAAARGACAVVLRESQGVLPAPDVLAAAEESGLALLCRAPWADWTDTAALLRSALSYAGTEPSGESPEEPAESEDTVGGLSALASAIAEYTGGAITIEDTRFRVLAHSATGPETDGVRRATILGGRVPERRVAELRRSGILHALWTSRDVIHRPAHGDSPERLVIAVRNGLEVLGSIWVASDGRGLSPHAPDALRRAAEAAAPHLVRHRLRESAAVRRRDHALRGLLYGLGDQRTHAWSLGLSADAPCAVLVAERADGARPSADRTLDVLALQASSYRSTVLVLRERDRLLILLPVGQAQDRDVARLARELDTLAVSLPAGVTVRVGAGPVVASALGAAASYEEAVLVVRVLRERRSRGGTEGEARCATAAEAGPSLDVLRVLDAVRPLWEAGAGPVHDLVRTDLAAGGELVRSLAAYLDASGDVTRAARRLVLHPNTLRYRLRRARERFGVDIDDPDTRLLLTLAVRLTGGSPRP is encoded by the coding sequence GTGACAGCCGAACCGCCCCACCACGTACCGGCGCGGGGGAGCACGCTGCGCGACCTTCTCGCATTCGACGACAGCGGGACGCTGCGGCTCCTGCTCGCGCCCGCCGGTCAGGATGTCGCCGTGCGGGGCGTGGTGTTCGGCGACGAGGTGGGCACGCGGTCGGCCGAGGGGTGTGCCGTGCTCGTGGTGGGGCCGCCGGTCTCCTGCGCCGAGGCCGTGGCCGCGGTGCGCGGGGCGGCCGCCCGCGGCGCCTGCGCCGTGGTGCTGCGGGAGTCGCAGGGCGTGCTCCCGGCACCCGACGTGCTGGCGGCGGCCGAGGAGTCGGGGCTCGCACTGCTGTGCCGGGCGCCGTGGGCGGACTGGACCGACACGGCGGCGCTGCTGCGTTCCGCGCTGTCGTACGCGGGGACGGAGCCCTCGGGCGAATCGCCGGAGGAACCGGCGGAGTCCGAGGACACGGTGGGCGGTCTGAGCGCCCTCGCCTCGGCCATCGCCGAGTACACGGGCGGTGCGATCACCATCGAGGACACCCGCTTCCGGGTGCTGGCCCATTCCGCCACCGGGCCCGAAACCGACGGGGTCCGCCGCGCCACGATTCTCGGCGGCCGGGTCCCCGAACGGCGAGTTGCCGAGCTCCGCCGGAGCGGGATCCTGCACGCACTGTGGACCTCCCGTGACGTCATCCACCGCCCCGCGCACGGCGACAGTCCCGAGCGCCTGGTCATCGCCGTACGCAACGGCCTGGAGGTGCTCGGCTCGATCTGGGTGGCCTCCGACGGACGCGGCCTCTCCCCGCACGCGCCGGACGCCCTGCGCCGGGCGGCGGAGGCCGCCGCCCCGCACCTGGTCCGGCACCGGCTGCGCGAGAGCGCGGCCGTACGCCGCCGTGACCACGCCCTGCGCGGACTGCTGTACGGGCTGGGCGACCAGCGCACGCACGCCTGGTCGCTGGGCCTCTCCGCCGACGCGCCCTGTGCGGTGCTGGTCGCCGAGCGGGCCGACGGCGCCCGACCGTCCGCCGACCGCACCCTGGACGTACTGGCTCTGCAGGCGTCCTCGTACCGTTCCACGGTGCTGGTGCTCCGCGAACGGGACCGGTTGCTGATCCTGCTGCCCGTCGGCCAGGCCCAGGACCGCGATGTCGCACGTCTCGCCAGGGAACTCGACACGCTCGCGGTGTCGCTGCCCGCAGGTGTCACCGTCCGGGTCGGGGCGGGCCCGGTCGTCGCGTCCGCCCTCGGCGCGGCCGCTTCGTACGAGGAGGCGGTCCTCGTCGTCCGGGTGCTGCGCGAGCGCCGGAGCCGTGGCGGGACGGAGGGCGAGGCGCGCTGCGCCACAGCGGCCGAAGCCGGCCCCTCACTCGACGTCCTGCGGGTCCTGGACGCCGTACGGCCGCTGTGGGAGGCGGGCGCCGGACCGGTGCACGATCTCGTACGGACGGACCTGGCGGCGGGGGGCGAACTCGTGCGCTCACTCGCCGCCTACCTCGACGCTTCCGGCGATGTCACCCGCGCGGCGCGGCGGCTCGTCCTGCACCCGAACACCCTTCGTTACCGGCTGCGGCGCGCACGGGAGCGCTTCGGCGTGGACATCGACGACCCCGACACGAGGCTGCTCCTCACGCTCGCGGTACGCCTCACGGGTGGTTCACCAAGGCCGTAG
- a CDS encoding DUF5753 domain-containing protein: MLQTQQYAEALLEAHFPPLDEETIEQRVAARLSRQALLTRRNPPIVFVFVVEEAAVRRMVRSVEVMRGQLEHLLQCSAMRNVELQIMPTARGAHSGLNGGMVLLESADRKQYVYVETQDIVSVRSDRHEVSEFWMRYGMLRTQALSTEKSSRLIERMAGEL, from the coding sequence CTGCTCCAGACCCAGCAGTACGCGGAGGCCCTGCTTGAAGCACATTTCCCGCCGCTGGACGAAGAGACCATCGAGCAGCGAGTAGCAGCCCGCTTGTCCCGACAGGCGCTGCTGACGCGGAGGAACCCTCCCATCGTCTTCGTGTTCGTCGTGGAGGAGGCTGCGGTACGACGAATGGTGCGCAGCGTCGAAGTGATGCGCGGACAGTTGGAGCACCTGTTGCAGTGCTCGGCCATGCGCAACGTCGAACTACAGATCATGCCCACAGCTCGGGGCGCCCACAGCGGGTTGAACGGCGGGATGGTCCTGCTGGAGTCCGCCGACCGCAAGCAGTACGTGTATGTCGAGACCCAGGACATCGTCAGCGTCAGGTCAGACCGCCACGAGGTGAGCGAGTTCTGGATGCGATATGGAATGCTGCGGACGCAGGCCCTCAGCACCGAGAAGTCCTCACGCCTTATCGAGCGCATGGCAGGGGAGCTATGA
- a CDS encoding diaminopimelate decarboxylase translates to MTQMTPPASGAPAGSAGSARIAAAVRQAVADGILGEEQPVVGFVDTDGVRESVAALRDAFPVMPGTLHCFAAKAASLIPVLRLLADCGMGCEVASPGELRLALDAGFAPADIVLDSPAKTREEIGLALTLGVAVNADSFDELRRIDGLRTPGSASVLGIRVNPQVGSGSIGEMSTATATSKFGVALRDEGAREAVVRAFAARPWLTRLHAHVGSQGCSLELIARGVAETYELAEEINGSLRRQQVTSIDIGGGLPVNFTDDTVRPSYAAYVAALREAVPGLFDGRYALVTEFGRSLLAKNGFIGALVEYTKDAGGRRIALTHAGAHTATRTVFMPDAWPLRVGAFDAQGRPGTGPLMVQDIAGPCCFAGDVLAHGRELPELREGDFVVLYDTGAYYFSTPWAYNSLPRPAVYGFSHGTDGERVRFAPVRDAQSLDSIAAESGLAHADALTGPGATAI, encoded by the coding sequence ATGACACAGATGACTCCCCCGGCTTCCGGCGCTCCGGCCGGTTCCGCCGGTTCCGCCCGCATCGCAGCCGCCGTCCGCCAGGCCGTGGCGGACGGCATCCTGGGCGAGGAGCAGCCCGTCGTCGGCTTCGTCGACACCGACGGAGTACGCGAATCCGTGGCGGCCCTGCGGGACGCCTTTCCCGTCATGCCCGGCACCCTCCACTGCTTCGCCGCGAAGGCCGCCTCGCTCATCCCCGTACTGCGGCTGCTCGCCGACTGCGGCATGGGATGCGAGGTCGCGAGCCCCGGTGAGCTGCGGCTCGCGCTCGACGCGGGATTCGCGCCCGCGGACATCGTGCTCGACTCCCCCGCCAAGACGCGCGAGGAGATCGGGCTCGCGCTCACCCTCGGCGTGGCAGTGAACGCCGACAGTTTCGACGAACTGCGCCGTATCGACGGACTGCGCACCCCCGGCTCGGCCTCCGTCCTGGGGATCCGGGTCAACCCCCAGGTCGGCAGTGGCTCCATCGGTGAGATGAGCACCGCGACAGCGACCTCGAAGTTCGGTGTGGCGCTCCGCGACGAGGGTGCCCGCGAAGCCGTCGTACGGGCCTTCGCCGCACGGCCGTGGCTGACCAGGCTGCACGCCCATGTCGGCTCCCAGGGCTGCTCGTTGGAGCTCATCGCACGGGGCGTCGCGGAGACGTACGAGCTCGCCGAGGAGATCAACGGCTCGCTGCGCAGGCAGCAGGTCACCAGCATCGACATCGGCGGCGGTCTGCCCGTCAACTTCACCGACGACACGGTCCGGCCCTCGTACGCCGCGTACGTGGCCGCACTGCGGGAAGCCGTGCCCGGCCTCTTCGACGGCCGCTATGCCCTGGTGACCGAATTCGGCCGGTCGCTGCTCGCCAAGAACGGCTTCATCGGAGCCCTCGTGGAGTACACGAAGGACGCGGGCGGGCGCAGGATCGCCCTCACCCACGCGGGCGCGCACACCGCCACCCGTACGGTCTTCATGCCCGACGCCTGGCCCCTGCGCGTCGGCGCGTTCGACGCACAGGGGCGCCCAGGCACCGGGCCGCTCATGGTGCAGGACATCGCGGGCCCGTGCTGCTTCGCAGGGGACGTCCTCGCGCACGGCCGGGAACTGCCGGAGCTGCGGGAGGGCGACTTCGTCGTGCTGTACGACACCGGGGCGTACTACTTCTCCACGCCGTGGGCGTACAACAGCCTGCCCAGGCCCGCGGTGTACGGCTTCAGCCACGGGACGGACGGCGAACGGGTGCGGTTCGCCCCGGTGCGCGACGCGCAGTCGCTGGACTCGATCGCGGCGGAGAGCGGCCTGGCCCATGCCGATGCGCTGACGGGACCGGGAGCCACCGCTATTTAG
- a CDS encoding MarR family winged helix-turn-helix transcriptional regulator, with amino-acid sequence MKWRVAVDRALAPLGLTHAQFSLLGSLMDLQQAGTRPSQRRLADHTGLEALYVSKLARTLEAAGLLERTTDPADTRAVRLSLTEQGRTLTSRAVVLVQTLMDRLLEPLGGLEGPEAAAFARELTALLDVPLHAPSTNEE; translated from the coding sequence ATGAAGTGGCGCGTCGCCGTGGACCGCGCCCTGGCACCCCTGGGACTGACCCACGCGCAGTTCTCGCTCCTGGGGTCACTGATGGACCTCCAGCAGGCCGGGACCCGGCCCAGTCAGCGCCGGCTGGCGGACCACACGGGTCTCGAAGCGCTCTACGTCTCGAAGCTGGCCCGGACGCTGGAAGCGGCCGGCCTCCTGGAGCGCACCACCGACCCGGCCGACACCCGGGCGGTGCGGCTGTCACTCACCGAACAGGGACGCACGCTCACCTCGCGCGCGGTCGTTCTCGTACAAACCCTGATGGACCGGCTCCTGGAGCCGCTGGGCGGGCTGGAGGGTCCGGAGGCGGCCGCCTTCGCCCGTGAACTGACCGCGCTGCTCGACGTACCCCTGCACGCACCATCGACGAACGAGGAGTAG